The Candidatus Celerinatantimonas neptuna DNA segment GAAACGCTGGGGGCATGGCTGGGTGGATGTCAATAAAGCCATTAAAGAGAGTGTGGACACTTACTTCTATTGGCTCGCTTACAATACGGGAATTGATACCATCCATAATTACATGAGTAAGTTTGGATTTGGCCAATATACAGGCATTGATATTCACGAAGAAAGCAAAGGGAATATGCCAAGCCGACAATGGAAAGAGATGCGCTATCACGAGCCCTGGTGGAAAGGCGATACCATCTCAGTTGGGATCGGCCAGGGATACTGGACAGCGACCCCATTACAACTCGGTGAGGCAATCAACATTCTGGCCAATGACGGTAAAGTCATCACTCCGAGAATTCTCAATAGTATTGCTTCTAACGGACACAAAATTGCTGTTCCATTGGATGTGAGAAAACCGATCATACTCAATAATCCATCGAATTGGCAGGTCGCCCAACGAGGCATGTATGCTGTGGTCAACGAGCTTCACGGAACAGCGCACAGGGCTTTCCTTGGTGCAAATTATATTGCTGCCGGGAAAACCGGAACAGCTCAGTTAGTCAGTCGGGCGGATGGAGAAGCACTGAGAAAAGACCTGGCCGAACGCCAGCGGGACAACGGAATGTTTGTTGGATATGCACCTTATAAACATCCTGAAATTATTGCTTCAGTCGCTATCGAAAACTCCGGTGAAAGCTATCCAGCTATTTTATATGCCCGGAAATTATTCGACAGCTACTTTGCTCATAATCCGGAGCTAGTCAAACATGAGTAATGCAACAACGAAACAACGTGAGTCAATCTGGTGGAAATTACATATTGATTGGCCTTTAGTCATCGGCTTATTAGCGATCCTAGTCATGGGCGGTTTTATTCTTTACAGTGCTAGTGGCGAAAGCCGAGCCATGGTCATGCGTCAGGGAATGAGGGTCATTTTAGCCATTTCGATTATGATCGTTATCGCACAAATTTCACCAGATACATACAGGCGCTGGGCTCCGACTTTATTTGGTATTGGTTTTTTTCTGCTGATTATCGTGCTGATCATTGGCCACATTGGTAAGGGGGCACAGCGCTGGCTGGATCTTGGCATATTTAAATTTCAGCCATCTGAAATTATGAAGGTTGCAGTCCCACTGATGGTTGCCCGCTATATCAGCCAGCATCCGCTGCCAGTCCGCTTTAAACATCTGATGGTTGGGGTTGCAATTGCTCTGGCGCCAACCTTATTAATTGCCAAACAACCTGATTTAGGAACCGCTCTGCTGGTCGCTGTATCTGGTATCTTTGCACTGTTTCTTGCAGGTATGAGCTGGCGACTTGTCTTTGCCAGCATGGTTGCCGTTGCTTCTTTTATTCCAGTACTCTGGTTTTTCTTAATGCACGAGTACCAGCGTCAGCGAGTACTCACTTTCTTAAACCCTGAAAGTGACCCCCTCGGAGCTGGTTACCATATTATTCAGTCGAAAATCGCCATTGGTTCTGGCGGATTATTCGGTAAAGGATGGATGCATGGTACTCAAAGCCAACTGGATTTTATCCCTGAACGCCATACTGATTTTATTTTTTCAGTCTTTGCTGAAGAATTCGGTCTGCTCGGGGTATCGGTCCTATTATTTCTGTATTTCTA contains these protein-coding regions:
- the mrdB gene encoding Peptidoglycan glycosyltransferase MrdB; this translates as MSNATTKQRESIWWKLHIDWPLVIGLLAILVMGGFILYSASGESRAMVMRQGMRVILAISIMIVIAQISPDTYRRWAPTLFGIGFFLLIIVLIIGHIGKGAQRWLDLGIFKFQPSEIMKVAVPLMVARYISQHPLPVRFKHLMVGVAIALAPTLLIAKQPDLGTALLVAVSGIFALFLAGMSWRLVFASMVAVASFIPVLWFFLMHEYQRQRVLTFLNPESDPLGAGYHIIQSKIAIGSGGLFGKGWMHGTQSQLDFIPERHTDFIFSVFAEEFGLLGVSVLLFLYFYVIGRGLYIAIQAQNAFERLLAGSITLTFFVYVFVNIGMVSGILPVVGVPLPLISYGGTSIVTLLAGFGMLMSIHTHKRFYAQ